One window from the genome of Aeromonas sp. FDAARGOS 1405 encodes:
- a CDS encoding LysR family transcriptional regulator — protein sequence MDLKQLTYLLAVRDASSFTKAANSLHVAQPAISMAIAKLEQQLELRLFDRQDRAVRLTPEGEVLCRHAERLLLQMHQAEAEMAELKGLERGEVRIGIPYMMGSYYFPPRLMAFKHRYPGLKIRVEEAGTRELLSRMVDGSLDLAILITSDLPPAIEGAHLLSEEMLMVVGDDHPLRGEPAVTLSQFFAQELALFRRGFYHREHMEALAQSLGVEPDIAFESNLIPLLKAVVRQGFAVTTFLRMVLEEEPDLSGVPFDPPIYLDLCVAWRRGDPLSMANRALRDFLLKERPA from the coding sequence ATGGATCTGAAACAGCTCACCTATCTGCTGGCGGTCAGGGATGCCAGCTCATTTACCAAGGCAGCCAACAGTCTGCATGTGGCACAGCCGGCCATCAGCATGGCCATCGCCAAGCTGGAGCAGCAGCTCGAATTGCGGCTGTTTGATCGACAGGACCGGGCGGTACGGCTCACCCCGGAGGGAGAGGTGCTCTGTCGCCATGCCGAGCGCTTGTTGTTGCAGATGCATCAGGCCGAGGCCGAGATGGCCGAGCTCAAGGGGCTGGAGCGGGGGGAAGTGCGGATCGGGATCCCCTATATGATGGGCTCCTACTATTTCCCCCCTCGTCTGATGGCCTTCAAGCATCGCTATCCCGGCCTCAAGATCCGGGTCGAAGAGGCCGGCACCCGTGAGCTGCTCAGCCGGATGGTGGATGGCTCCCTCGATCTGGCCATTCTCATCACCAGTGATCTCCCCCCCGCCATCGAGGGGGCACATCTGCTGAGTGAAGAGATGTTGATGGTGGTGGGGGACGATCACCCCTTGCGCGGCGAACCGGCCGTCACCCTCTCGCAGTTCTTTGCTCAGGAGCTGGCGCTGTTTCGCCGTGGTTTTTACCACCGGGAGCATATGGAGGCGCTAGCCCAGAGCCTGGGCGTTGAACCCGATATCGCCTTCGAGAGCAATCTTATCCCTCTGCTCAAGGCGGTGGTGCGGCAAGGTTTTGCGGTGACCACCTTCTTGCGGATGGTGCTGGAAGAGGAGCCGGATCTGAGTGGCGTGCCCTTCGACCCGCCCATCTACCTCGACCTCTGTGTGGCGTGGCGGCGTGGCGATCCGCTATCCATGGCCAACCGTGCCTTGCGTGATTTTCTACTCAAGGAGCGCCCGGCCTGA